DNA from Triticum aestivum cultivar Chinese Spring chromosome 7D, IWGSC CS RefSeq v2.1, whole genome shotgun sequence:
TTGAGCTTTTTGCTCATGGCGAAATGGTAGAGCAGCGGGCTGCGGTGCGTGAAGTATCCGAGTATCTTGTGGGAAGGGGACTCGCGGACCTGGGCTTTGCGGCGCAACGCCTGGTATAGGAagtcgtcgaggaggtcgtcggCCTCATAGGCGACAGCCTTGAGCTTCTCCATCCAGCTCCTGAGGTAGGCATTTGTCTGGCTCCTTTCCTCCATGTTGGCCAGCTTGCACTCGACGGCTAGCAGATGGCGCTCCAGTGTTTGGCGGTCGTTGTCGAGGCCACACATGCGGGTCACGGCCTGGACCAGGGTGTTTGTGGCCTTGCAGGCCACACTGCGCACCACAAGGAGAAGTAGTGATTCTGCCATGATCTTGGAGATCGGAGGGAGAAGAAATTCCAGCATGTCAAAGAGGAGGAAAGGGATTAAGATCCAACAGATGAGAAACAACCGAAGAAGAACAAAACACACCCCAGAATGGAGGAGAGTTACGAGAGTATGTACCTCAGCAGCACGCAAACACAATCAGATCCAAATTGGTGAAAGAGCAGCTATACTGCGCTCGCGCCGTCGCCTCCCCAGTGGAGCTCTCTCGCTAGTCGCCAAGGTTGCTGTGCGAATTAGATGCTGCGGTTGGTGAACAGAGAATGGGAGGCGCCAGCGCTGACGAAGAGGAAGACAAAGAGAGGCGAGGGGAAGAGAAgggaaaaataaaagaaggagaaaaAGTACAGATGTTGTGCACCAAGAGAGGCTTCATCTGTTAGTTTTGGCTCTTCCGTTTGGGTAACCGGAACTGAATTTGGCTAGTAAAAAATGATTAGTCTGCCGCGGCTATCCAAAAGAGACAATTTGATTTTGCGTGCTAGTATGTGTTTTTCTAGAAATGTACGAGCCGGCAGGCTCTTAGTTCCATTGCATACAACCAAAACAGGGGTATACATAGGTTCACAATGCTCAGGTACAACCTAGAGTAGCTATGCAGATATACTATTATTTTCTGTGATAGTACATCATGGCGGAGCTACTTAAGTGCATGGGTATTACAGATGCACAActattattttttctaaaaattttgGAGTACATAGGTATATATACGTATGTGCTTTGTGTTGTACACCTTTTAGGTTGGCTGTCTTTTGGGATCTTTGTTTCTCTTGTTTACACACACGTCCCAGCTGTCGTCACTCGCTAGGGCGGCTTTTGGGGAGTTTTGTttttcttgtctctctctccccgtcTCTCTCCTCGCATCCGCCGATTGGCGTCACAAGGCTTAGCCCTAGGTGTCCGACGATGGCGGCGGGCCTTCTTCCTTCACATCTCGCATCCCCTGAGGCTAACGGCGGCGGATCACTCCCACGCCGCTTGCACTGTCTCAAAGGAAACTGTCCTCCGTCGTTCCCCAGAGCATGGTGGTCATTGCATCAAGCGCATCTGCAGGCTCTAGTGATAGTGCGCATGATTTGAGCGCTTTGATCGAGTGCCGATCCTATGACCTCAGTGGTAGTGCCCCTGATCTATCGATCTAGTGGTTGGTCAGTGTCGGCCTGCCTTGATTCTGCATCGTCGTAGGTTGTCCCGTGTTGGCCAGTGGCCAACTCTGGTTGACCCTCGTCCAGATTGGAACAGGGCAGGCCCAGGGTCACTGATGTGGTTCGTTGGTCGCTAAGATCCTTCGATGGCAGGTCAAGGAGCTTTGGCTCTAAGGTGGCGGTTGCCTTCCTGGATGCGCTAGGGCGGCGCGGCCTGGCCCTGCAGCAGTGACAGGTATCAACCGATCTCTCGAGATGTTGATTGTAGTAGCCACCAAAGCGTCTCATTTTGGTGTGGTTGCCTTCGGCGGTAGATGCAATCTATGGACAGTGACTTGACGCAGAGGGTATGATTGTGCAGCGGTGGCAGTGAAATTTCTAGCCCAGCGCATATAGCTACTGGGATCGCAGAAAAGTGGTGATGAAATCACATGATTTGCTTCAATTTGGTGGCGCTTCTCGAGTACACGGTCTCAAGCTCCACCCTTTGTCGAAAGGTTGGCTGGCTTTTTTAGAATAATTTGCTAGGCTTTATTGATCAACTTTTGCGGATATAGGTATTACATTAGAATCATAAGGCAGGCCCAACCACAAATGGCGCCCTTTACTAAAGATAAAATATGCCTAGTTAGATTATGAGCCATGAAATTCGAGCTCCTATTCTCATGAATAGGATCACATGAGATAAAATTGTCCATTCAATTTCTAATTTCCTGCTAGATGTGGTAACTTTCATCAAGTGGGTATTCACCAGCTAAAGTCCGGCCATCGCTAGCATCGCAGTGAATTACAAAACTTGTACTAGCATACCATTTACTTAGGCCAGCTGAATGATAAATGTGGTGTTTTCAGTGTGAACCACCAAGACACTCGAGTCATTCATTCATGGTCGTGAACAACCGTTAATATGACAATTTGACAAAATGGAATCCGATTAAATGTTACTTCATCTACCGTAGAATGCGAGACTTCCATGTATCTCAATATTTTTAGTTTGTTTTTTTTTGCAGGGGAAAGAAAATTTTCATTACTCATGAAGGCTTCCCAGCCATAGATAAGTTTACAACGAAATCCATCCCAGAGTGCAACCACACTGCGGTGTGTGCGGTACTACGGCCATAAACGGCCAACTCATGGCTAACTCTATTCTGCGAGCGTCTACAATGAATGAACAAGACCTCCCTCTCTATAGATGTGGCTAGATTCCGTATCTCCTCCGAGAATATGGTGCTGTGAACGATCTGCTGCATGTGTTGTATGCATTATGTAATACAAAGTGTGGTTTCACTTAATAAAAATTGGAAACCAATTTTTTAATTTTGGTCTACCGTTTAACTCATTTCTTATTAACTTCTTGATCAAACTTAAATACTGAACTATGTAGAGGTCTTACACTCTACAATAAGAAAGGCACCATTGTACCTCTCAGCCCCCACCTCTTTCTCTTTCTCGCTTATATGGCCAAGGAGATCATTAGAGCCAGAAGAGAGCTGATCAGGAAGGGTTTGGGAGAAATTTTCAGGATATTCCAAGGTAAACTTTAAAAAAATCAATAGGGTTTGTTTGATTTGTTATTATTTAGTCCATATGAATTTAGTTTCGACAATGCAACCATTTTTTTAAATAAACATCACCATGCCCTGTCTCTATATTTCTTCTTTATTTTTAGAACAGCTATGCACAACTAAATTCTGCACTCCATTGATTTTTCTGTGGCGCAATCAAGATTTTCTTGTTATAAAGTGTTAGTGTGGGAATTATCAAGACGAGCCATTCACTCATTCATGACCTAGTCCAGCAAGCATACGTGTTCCACCATGCTGAGGTTGGAATGCATGCATGCACCTCTACGTGAGTGTACTATACATAGACATAAGTGCAGTATGTACGTTGTTAAGTGTGTGaactatggttggatggttagagggactgtcgtatcctcagcctaccagggttcaagtcctagtgctcgcatttattcctgaattatttcaggatttccggcaatgcgcatttagtgggagaagacgttcccgtcgacgatgaggtgcctacggtgacttcgtaaatttcaagatgatatgccaactcggtctttcggagatgctcataggggtaagatgtgcatgtgtgcgttcatagagatgagtgtatgcgtgtatatatgagcgcttgcgtctgtactgtgttaaaaaatgtgtgtgaatgatctagagtgcatgcatgcatgcacaccgtCGTAAGTTCGTAACCTATAGGAGCTATAACTTTCAGTGGGAACGTTGTGGACAAGGTGTGGCCTCTTGTCTCTGCTATCTCACCTTTCGTTTTTCTAGAAGGATATGTGCCATTTAATTCAGTAGATGTACAATTGATTTCAGAAACTGTACTAGTAGTGAATTTTGCCAGTGGACTTTATGCAGCCCTGTTCATCCCTTGGTTGGATTTCCAAGTCCTAGCTGCATAGGGTGTAATTAAACGTCCAAGACAAAGTCACCCAAGGTGGGCACTACCTTCCAAGCTTTCTATATATATGACACCTCTACCCTCTTATTCTCTCACAAAACACAGGAGACACAACTTCCCATCATTCTACTAGCTCACTGAGCTCTCTTTTCCCCTTCTTGCAAACAATTATGACCATGGCTAGTCCATTCAGCGTCTTTGTTTGTCTACTCATAGTGCTACCTCAAATCCAGGCCACTTCTATTCCCCTTCAATGGGACTGCACCTCTTCAGGGCTGTCAGATCCCTTGTATGACCGAGGCTAACTTGCACTTGTTCTCGCACCAATTCGTTGATGGACCAAACCAGCCAAATCGCAATGAGGAAACCTTGCTCCAAACAAGTTTTCCTTTTGGGTTTGGGACAACGATAGTCCATGACTGGACTCTTACCGAGACAACAAATTCCAAAGATACTGTTGTTGCACGTGCACAAGGCGTGCATGTCGAGGCTGGTTTGACCAAGGATAATAGATGGTACATGACTCATAACATAGAGTTTGAGCAAGGAAGGTAATATGTTCTCTACTTCACTATTTTTCAATATCTCAGTACGTGTTTCGTGAGTTCTTTCGCCCGCAACATTCAAGTTATGTGCTTGCCTCTATTATATTTGTAGCTAAGGATTTTACACAACTTACTGGTGTACATACACATATTAATATTTATGCATTTGTTAAAAGCTACATGCACTTCTAACTTTGTGGTGGAACTTGCTATCTTGCACATGAAATAGATAGGTTTGCAGGGTCCACCCTTCAGGTGATTGGCATAACGGTGGGTTTGGAAAGTGGTCAGTGGTCCATTGTCGGTGGGACTGGTCAATTCATTATGGCACAAGGTATAATAAGTTTCACAAATCATGCCGCCTCTACTTGGGAAGATGGTATTAAAGAACTTAATATCCGTGTGCGCTACATGATTCCGCAACCTGTAAGTTTCTATCCAAATTCCAATGTTCTACCTTTTGAAGGGAAACAATAGGACATTAGAGAGAGTCCTACTAAAAATGCAATACATTAAGAAATTTGTGCACATGCAGTGCAAATGCATTAAATAGCGTGCTATTTTGAACAACACTAGATGATACCCGCACTTTGTTGTGGGTATGTTCTGCAATATATTTCACTGAGATTTAATATGGGGAGGATGAATATTTGGGATAAATAATATGAGAACTAAAACTGAAAATACATATGATTAGTTGTGTTTGATTATTGTATATTTgtaaataattttcaaaaatgtaTATGCACCATCATATAATGaaaatttgcatgcatgtttgcatgtcGAGGTGGGTTTTATCATATGCATGATTGCATGCTGAGGTGGACCTTTTCCATTGCATGATCCATGCTGATGTGACATGCTTGCATGTCGAGAGAAATAGGATTAGTGAAAGTtaactatttagatatagaagattagtCATGTTTAACTAAACAAAATGCATTAATTGTTTACACATTTAATTTGTAGTGAGTTGCATATCAAGTAACAAAGCTTTATGTAAGCACACATGACATGACACAAAGCCATGTTTTCACTTATTTTTCTGCAGGCTTGAGGCGCAGCTCGTTTGTTGAAAAATAAAGCCGGCGTGAGAAATTTGATGGAAACAATGTATTTGCACAGTCTCTTGCGGTGTGATGGATCATTACTGTGGTCCTCCTGCATCATGAGAGTATGCATTAGCATACCCTCTTTCTATCTTTCATTCAAAATAAGATGTGGGTTTGTAGCATAATGGATATCCAGTCCTTAATCCATATCAACTCATCTGTTTGTTGGTGTCTATGTAATGTCCTGGATATGGTTTGCAAAATAATGAAGCTTGTTTGTTTCAGAAACTGTTATCCCCAAAGAATTGTATTATGTGTATAACCATGCCACGGGCATATAAATACATAATATATGAATATAGCATAATAAATCAAAGAACACAAGCATCAAGGACCCTAATAATAGGCAGTAGTATGATGTACCGTAAAATTTCCGTATATATAGTATATATTGCTGTTGCATTGCATATGTTTTTTTTTACTGAATTCCAAGGAGCAAAATTCCTGGCTCCACCACTGGACCAATCTGGAATATATCTATAGAAACTATAAAGGAAATAGGACATGGATATGTGCCTGTGTTGTGAGAGTAAGATTTGCGTAGTCTTTTCTGGAAATGCAGTGACCTAAGATGGCAGTTAGTTGTTCCTAACTGAGCACTCAGGTACTCAGCAAAATCTGGTGGCCATGATAGGAGAACATATAATTACTATAACTAAAATTCATGGGCATCACACAACTGTGTATTGTAACATGTACAAACTGGAAGCTACGGTGGTTTAGTTCCACTAGGGAATTGGTTCCCCTGCAACCAAACAACCCCAAAAAACAGGAATACGTAGCAAGCTAACGATGAAGCTCACGTACATATAATATGCTAGCTGCTGGATTGTAGTACCCAATGTATTTCTCTTCGGAATACGCACGCGCATGTAACGCGTTGGTTGCTACTGTAACGTCTCGCTCCTGTCTTTTCCTTGCAATATGATCTGAGTTATTACACGGGATTACATAGCTATTTATATTATCCTAACTAGCTAACTACAAATCCTAATCAGGGACTGCACGGACTGCACCGTATACGAACCGTACACACATCATGGTTAATTCCAACATCGCCACCGTCTCAGATGAAGTAGTGTCATCAAAGCAATTTCTGTATTGATTTATGAAGCGGAACAAAGGTTAAAGTTAGACCAAGTACCGTGCTAAGTTGATTAcagtcgcggggggggggggggggggggggtgttaaaatTAAGCAGAGATGGAGCGTACTGTCCAAATGAACCAATCACCTTGAGCGCTTGGAGGAACTGTATTTCTTGAAAGGGGCGTACTTTGGTCAAAAAAAAATGAGCATGACCAAGCTCTGCTCGTATTTTGGGTTCATGAACCAGCAGTCGCTGCTCCtgccatactctggttgtcctgcTTAAGAAAACCAGCAGATACCCGTGTTAGAAAAAAACACAAGTGTAAAAGATTATGAGAGTAAAAGAGGAAAGCACAAAGTTGAGTTTTGTCTTCGATCAAATTTAACCTGAAATCAGTCATTAATGGTCCAGCTGGAGCATCTGCTGACATTTTTCTTTCTTTTCGTAAGGTGtaaccccagcctctgcatcatctGATGCACACAGCCATAAGTATCTGCTGACATATGAACAATTAACAGATTAACACTAGGCACTAGCAGGAGCCAGGAAGTACTAGAGATGTCACTGGAATGGAAGTTTACCTCTATATGCTAATTTTGTTGATTGTTGAGACGAGCACATAGCAGTAAGAACCGAGATATACTTGTCCAATAAAAATGTGGCGAAGTCACCAAAGATCAAAAGGTTTCAGAGTCAGCAGATCCTAAAAACGAATAAAAGTAACCAGTGGGGAGTTACTTGCATTATATGTACGGAGGAAAGATAGTTAATTAAATCAGAAATAGTACGAGGAAGGACCTGTGGCATACGCACCTTGGTTATTGTTAGACTCAGAGTCAGACTTCGAGCGAACACAACAGGGGAGGAGCCTCCTTAAAAAGTTCTTTCCACTGGATTCTGCTTCTGGTGCTCTCATTCTGAATTGCAGTTCTGATTCTGTTGCAATGTATTTATGTGGGATAGGGAGCAGGTGATGGAAATACTCCCCACCTTCTCTGCATCGTAATTCCAACTCGGGGCAGCCCCATATGAATAGGTAGTCGAGTGTTGGCAACCGCTCAAGGAGACCATTCGGGAGTTGCTCTATTGCTGGAGAATTCATGATTGTCAATGACCGAAGAGAAGTGAGACGATCCATCCCATCAGGCAACGCTTTCAGACTCTTGCAGTCATGCACCAGTAGCTCCCACAACTTTGTCAGATCTCCAAGGTTTGAAGGCAGCGCCACCAAACATGGAGAGTCCTGAATCCACAAAATTTCAAGGGATGTAGGCAACCTCGGAATATCCAGTAAACACACTATCTGTGGGGTCTCGTCCTTCCCCTCCCGGCGTGAGCGTAATCCAACAATGTCAAATTCATTTATCTTCAGGACTTTCAGAACAGGGCTTAGTGGAAAACTTGATAGCTTGGGGCAGTCCTCGATTTCTAGCTCCTCAAGCACCGGGAATGTTACTAAGCTATCAATAGCCACTCCCGCATTGTTTTCTATCCACCCCTCTAGACTAAGTAGCCCTTTCAAGATCATCTTCTTCAAATTAGGGAAAATCTTTAGAGGGGTATTGTGTCCTCCAACTTCTATGTAAGGGTTATCACATAATGTCTTCAGTTTATCAATGATCTTTAAGGACAAGTACTCCAGTGTGGGGGACAACCATACTACAGGCAAATTCTTACACCTTGTCAAGTTGAAAATTGTGAGTTTTCTTAAGCACTGAAACATCTGCGGATCTCTCATCCATTGTGGTACTTCCACGCCACCATATCCATATAACTCCAAAATTTGGATCTTAATATGTGGTTCCAGATACTGGAACATTTCCTCTTCATTGCATCCTTCATTTTCGGGCTCGCCATATATTGTAAGGCCCCAAGAGAACAAAAGCTCACTCAGATATTGTTTCTGCTGGAGATTGGCTTCTTTTGCATGCTTTACACTCTTTATGTCTCTCAAGTTATGCAGTTCCAACCTGTTGTGAAGGTGTTGCAAGTCTTTGAGCTCCTCAATTCCACAACCATCTGTAGTGTCCACAACAAATGTTGTTAGTGTGCGAAGGTTGTTCAGCTGACCAATGTTTCGAGGCATCCTCTCCAACCACTGACATCCAAAAAGATAAAGATGTATGAGCTTTCTCAAGCATATCACCATGTCCTCTGGTAATTGTGTTAGTCCTTTGCAATGATTGAGCCTCAACGTTTGTAGGTTATACAATAGACATATTGAATATAGAAATATAGCATTGACTTCACAATAGGAAAGGTCAAGATACCGTAAATGTTTTGCATTTATGGCCCTGAAACTGATGTAAAACTCACTCTGCCAACATAGAGCCGTTTTAAATCCTGGTGTATTGATgaaggagctaacaaagtgcgcAGAGATGATTTGCTATCGAAGAACCCAATGATCTTTTCGACTTTAACCTCTGGTCATTGCATGTGATGGACATTTTCTACTAATGCTTTCCGTTCAATCAATTCTTCTATAGTGGCACATTCATTGGTGACATCTCTGGCTAAATCATGCACTAAATCATGCATTTTACACACTATTGTCTCATGTTCCGTGGTATCATAAAAGAACATAGATTTTACTATCACTTTCATATCTTGGAGGAAGGATCTCCAAACCAGCTCATGGAAAATGAATTCGCCTTTTTGTGTCAAATCCATTGTTCCCTCTTCTTGAATAAAGCCGTTTGCTATCCATAGTTGAATCAACATATCCTTCTGCATCTCATAATCTTTGGGGAAAAGTGCACAGAGTGCAAAGCATTGCTTCATTTCAGATGACAAGTGCTTGTAGCTTAACTTTAGTAT
Protein-coding regions in this window:
- the LOC123164377 gene encoding disease resistance protein RGA2-like, with the translated sequence MAESLLLPVVRGVAGKAADTLVQTVTRMCGLDDDRQSLERHLLAIECKLANAEERSQTNVYLKSWMEKLKAITYDADDVIDNFQYKALRRNAQIGNSNPRTILDYVTHHSPLLFRFAMSGKLKSVLEKINNLVEEMNKFGLENSVHREEPQYRWRQTHSRLDEFTKIFGRDHEKDGVVKVLLDQRDQRKVQVLPIFGMGGLGKTALAKMLKIWHCVSDNVDIISLLKFVIQLAINDLPGKEKGKELATIGSWYLSGSIELLQKKLEEVMGRKRFLLVLDDVWNEEKRTWDDELKPLLCSVGGPGSVIVVTCRSKKVASIMSTVKPHELAFLSEEDSWELFSNKAFNNGVEEQVELVTIGRRIVNKCGGLPLALKTMGGLLSSKQLVPEWKAIEETNIGDNIGGKHEVMPILKLSYKHLSSEMKQCFALCALFPKDYEMQKDMLIQLWIANGFIQEEGTMDLTQKGEFIFHELVWRSFLQDMKVIVKSMFFYDTTEHETIVKVEKIIGFFDSKSSLRTLLAPSSIHQDLKRLYVGRWLERMPRNIGQLNNLRTLTTFVVDTTDGCGIEELKDLQHLHNRLELHNLRDIKSVKHAKEANLQQKQYLSELLFSWGLTIYGEPENEGCNEEEMFQYLEPHIKIQILELYGYGGVEVPQWMRDPQMFQCLRKLTIFNLTRCKNLPVVWLSPTLEYLSLKIIDKLKTLCDNPYIEVGGHNTPLKIFPNLKKMILKGLLSLEGWIENNAGVAIDSLVTFPVLEELEIEDCPKLSSFPLSPVLKVLKINEFDIVGLRSRREGKDETPQIDSPCLVALPSNLGDLTKLWELLVHDCKSLKALPDGMDRLTSLRSLTIMNSPAIEQLPNGLLERLPTLDYLFIWGCPELELRCREGGEYFHHLLPIPHKYIATESELQFRMRAPEAESSGKNFLRRLLPCCVRSKSDSESNNNQGSADSETF